The following coding sequences are from one Musa acuminata AAA Group cultivar baxijiao chromosome BXJ2-4, Cavendish_Baxijiao_AAA, whole genome shotgun sequence window:
- the LOC103981448 gene encoding vesicle transport protein GOT1 yields the protein MVSFEMNDRKKIGLGLTGFGVFFSFLGIIFFFDKGLLAMGNILFLSGLMLTIGLKSTMQFFTKPKNYKGTISFGAGFFLVLIGWPIIGMIVESYGFIVLFSGFWPTVAVFLQRIPIFGWLFQQPFVTSLLERYRGKRVPV from the exons ATGGTTTCATTCGAGATGAATGATCGAAAAA AGATTGGGCTAGGCTTGACGGGTTTCGGTGTATTTTTCTCATTCTTGGGAATCATTTTCTTCTTTGACAAGGGACTTTTAGCAATGGGGAAT ATTCTCTTCCTGTCAGGTCTAATGTTGACAATTGGTCTCAAGTCCACGATGCAGTTCTTCACCAAGCCTAAGAACTACAAG GGTACCATATCCTTTGGCGCTGGCTTCTTCCTGGTCCTGATTGGATGGCCAATCATTGGCATGATCGTGGAGTCATATGGCTTCATTGTCCTCTTCAG CGGCTTTTGGCCAACCGTTGCAGTATTTTTACAGAGGATCCCCATCTTTGGCTGGCTGTTCCAACAGCCTTTTGTGACATCG TTACTTGAGCGCTACAGAGGCAAGCGAGTTCCAGTGTAG
- the LOC103981439 gene encoding kinesin-like protein KIN-4A — MENGEHCCVKVAVHIRPLVGDERLQNCKECVTVVPGKPQVQIGTHSFTFDHVYGGTGSPTSAMFEECVASLVDGLFQGYNATVLAYGQTGSGKTYTMGTGCRDGSHTGIIPLVMNALFSKIDALKHQVEFQLRVSYIEILKEEVRDLLDSATVGKLEACNGQVGKAAIPGKPPVYIREGSNGVITLSGSTEIDVSTRKEMTGCLEQGSSNRATGSTNMNNQSSRSHAIFTITLEQMRKLGPISTADSAPIGDITDDYLCAKLHLVDLAGSERAKRTGSDGLRFKEGVHINKGLLALGNVISALGDEKKRKEGAHVPYRDSKLTRLLQDSLGGNSRTVMIACISPADINAEETLNTLKYANRARNIENKPIVNRNPISDEILRMHQHIEYLQAELACSRGVGTESDEVQTLKERISWLEATNEDLCRKLCEYHGQQASEHFERDFQKGRTCFVKAEGLKRSLQSTESLHFQLAKNLGGDSSKEFDEEIAKEWEYEMLQDSMGKELNELNRQLEQKESEMKTFGGYDTLVLKQHFGKKLMELEEEKRTVQQERDRLLSEVENLSANSDGQMHKLPDDYLQKLKTLEAQIINLKKKQENQVQLLKQKQRSDEAAKKLQDEIQFIKAQKVQLQHKIKQEAEQFRQWKASREKELLQLRKEGRRNEYERRKLQALNQRQKMVLQRKTEEAAMATKKLKELLEARKSSARENPVIAIGNSAIIQINEKSLQQWLDHEVEVLVHMHEVRDEYEKQSQMRSTLAEELSFFKQEEALSGSASPPRGKNGSSRLSSMIPNARLARIASLENMVTISSNTLIAMASQLSEAEEREHTFAGRGRWNQLRSIGDAKCLLQYMFNVAADARCQLREKELHIKELKEQLNELIGLLRHSEAQRKEMEKEQKLREHAIAIALATSSPMNSNGSLKHCIDETGTPLSPIAVPAQKQLKYTAGIVSSPGNGTAAFNNHPMKKMVPIGHLSMGKKLAVIAQGGKLWRWKRSHHQWLLQFKWKWQKPWRLSEWIRHSDETLTRATRPR, encoded by the exons ATGGAGAACGGTGAGCATTGTTGCGTCAAGGTCGCCGTCCACATCCGGCCGCTCGTCGGGGACGAGCGGCTGCAGAATTGCAAGGAGTGTGTCACCGTCGTCCCTGGGAAGCCGCAG GTGCAAATAGGAACCCATTCTTTTACCTTCGATCATGTCTACGGGGGTACGGGTTCTCCAACATCAGCCATGTTTGAAGAATGTGTTGCTTCACTGGTTGATGGTTTGTTTCAAGGATATAATGCTACTGTTCTCGCATATGGCCAG ACGGGGTCAGGGAAGACATACACCATGGGGACTGGATGCAGAGATGGTTCCCATACTGGGATTATCCCACTAGTTATGAATGCACTATTTAGCAAGATTGATGCCTTGAAGCATCAAGTGGAATTCCAATTGCGTGTCTCATATATTGAG ATTTTGAAGGAAGAAGTGAGAGACTTGCTAGATTCTGCAACTGTTGGCAAACTTGAGGCTTGTAATGGACAAGTAGGGAAGGCGGCAATACCTGGGAAACCTCCTGTATATATACGTGAGGGTTCAAACGGTGTAATAACACTTTCTGGGTCCACTGAAATTGATGTTAGCACTCGAAAGGAAATGACTGGATGTCTAGAGCAAGGTTCATCGAATCGTGCAACTGGAAGCACAAACATGAACAACCAGTCAAG TCGTTCCCATGCCATCTTCACAATCACATTGGAGCAGATGCGCAAACTTGGCCCAATTTCCACTGCTGACAGTGCTCCTATTGGGGATATAACTGATGATTATCTTTGTGCAAAGCTCCATTTGGTAGATCTTGCTGGATCAGAGCGTGCTAAGAGAACAGGTTCAGATGGTCTCCGATTTAAAGAAG GGGTTCATATCAACAAGGGTCTCTTAGCTCTTGGCAATGTCATAAGTGCTCTTGGAGATGAGAAAAAGCGTAAAGAAGGTGCCCATGTTCCTTATCGTGATAGCAAACTTACTCGACTCTTGCAG GACTCTCTTGGTGGAAATAGCAGGACTGTAATGATAG CCTGTATCAGCCCAGCTGATATCAATGCAGAGGAAACACTCAACACATTGAAGTATGCTAACCGTGCTCGCAATATTGAGAATAAGCCCATT GTCAACAGGAACCCAATATCAGATGAGATTCTAAGGATGCACCAACATATCGAATACTTGCAAGCAGAGctagcctgttctcgtggtgtagGAACTGAATCTGATGAAGTCCAG ACTCTTAAAGAGAGAATCTCTTGGCTGGAAGCTACCAATGAAGATCTTTGTAGGAAACTCTGCGAGTACCACGGTCAACAAGCTAGTGAGCATTTCGAAAGAGATTTTCAA AAAGGTAGAACCTGCTTTGTGAAAGCAGAAGGGCTGAAGAGGAGCTTGCAAAGCACAGAAAGCTTACATTTCCAGCTGGCTAAGAACCTCGGAG GTGATAGTTCGAAGGAATTTGATGAAGAAATAGCCAAAGAATGGGAATACGAAATGTTGCAAGACTCCATGGGCAAGGAGTTGAATGAGTTAAATAGGCAACTGGAGCAGAAAGAG TCTGAGATGAAAACTTTTGGGGGATATGACACTCTTGTTCTCAAGCAACACTTTGGAAAGAAGCTcatggagcttgaggaagaaaaaaGAACAGTGCAG CAAGAGAGAGACAGGCTGTTATCTGAAGTGGAAAACCTTTCTGCTAACTCTGATGGACAAATGCACAAATTGCCAGATGACTACCTGCAGAAATTAAAGACCCTAGAAGCACAG AttataaatctcaagaagaaACAAGAGAACCAAGTTCAACTTCTAAAGCAAAAGCAAAGGAGTGATGAAGCAGCAAAGAAGCTGCAAGATGAAATACAATTCATTAAGGCTCAGAAG GTTCAATTGCAACATAAGATAAAACAAGAGGCAGAACAGTTTCGGCAGTGGAAGGCTTCTCGTGAGAAGGAACTTCTACAG TTAAGGAAAGAGGGAAGGAGAAATGAGTATGAACGCCGGAAACTGCAAGCATTAAATCAGCGACAAAAAATG GTTCTTCAGAGGAAGACAGAAGAGGCTGCAATGGCTACCAAGAAGTTGAAAGAGTTGCTAGAAGCTCGAAAATCCTCAGCACGAGAAAACCCTG TCATTGCTATTGGTAATTCGGCAATAATTCAG ATCAATGAGAAGTCCTTGCAACAGTGGCTTGATCATGAGGTTGAAGTTTTGGTACATATGCATGAAGTTAGGGATGAATATGAGAAACAAAGTCAAAT GAGATCGACCTTGGCAGAGGAGCTTTCTTTTTTTAAGCAAGAGGAAGCTTTGTCTGGGAGTGCTAGTCCTCCAAGAGGAAAGAACGGAAGTTCTAG GTTATCGTCTATGATCCCTAATGCACGATTAGCGAGAATTGCTTCACTAGAGAACATGGTGACCATCTCATCGAATACACTTATAGCAATGGCTTCCCAGCTTTCGGAGGCGGAGGAACGTGAACATACATTTGCAGGACGTGGAAGGTGGAACCAATTGAGGTCCATAGGAGATGCAAAGTGCCTGCTCCAGTACATGTTTAATGTTGCTGCAGATGCAAG ATGCCAACTAAGGGAGAAGGAACTTCATATCAAAGAACTAAAAGAGCAATTGAATGAGCTCATCGGTCTTCTTCGACACAGTGAAGCACAGAGAAAAGAAATGGAGAAAGAGCAAAAATTGAGAGAGCATGCTATTGCAATTGCACTAGCCACATCATCTCCG ATGAATTCAAATGGTTCACTGAAGCATTGCATAGATGAAACGGGAACCCCTCTGTCTCCTATAGCAGTTCCAGCACAGAAACAACTGAAGTACACTGCTGGCATCGTAAGTAGCCCCGGCAATGGGACTGCAGCATTTAACAATCACCCAATGAAGAAG ATGGTCCCGATCGGGCATTTATCGATGGGGAAGAAACTGGCAGTCATAGCACAAGGAGGAAAGCTTTGGAGATGGAAAAGAAGTCATCATCAGTGGCTGCTGCAATTCAAGTGGAAATGGCAGAAACCATGGAGATTGTCCGAGTGGATCCGTCATAGTGATGAAACACTAACGAGGGCTACGAGGCCTCGTTAA
- the LOC135610505 gene encoding oryzain alpha chain-like: MDVISKPFVAVVVLLLLGLAASAAAAALDTSIVSYEARRRVGGLRRSEEDVRRLYEEWMAKHRRSYDAVGEKEKRFEVFKDNLRFVDAHNAAAEAGGRGFHLGLNRFADLTNEEYRAAYLATRPAATAGRNRVASHRYVHHAGDELPASVDWRAEGAVAAVKDQGRCASGWAFATIAAVEGINKIVTGDLIRLSEQELVDCDTAYNLGCNGGIVDYAFAFIISNGGIDTEDDYPYKGHEDKCNWLRKNAKAVSIDGFEDVPTNDEKALLKAVANQPVSVAIEAGSREFQLYRSGVFTGRCGTDLDHGAVIVGYGTDHGKDYWIVRNSWGEDWGEAGYIRMERSVNTSAGKCGIAMLPSYPTKKDPKHGPCHPSSVNPPTSCDSQYACLSGTTCCCVYENGRYCYAWGCCPSEAAICCEDHYSCCPQDYPFCNVQAGTCQMSKDNPLGVKALASSPATPYWWNSGIDARKSSNE, translated from the exons ATGGATGTCATCTCGAAGCCTTTCGTCgctgtcgtcgtcctcctcctccttggccttgccgcctccgccgccgccgccgcgctgGACACGTCCATCGTTAGCTACGAGGCGAGGCGCCGGGTAGGAGGCTTGCGAAGGAGCGAGGAGGATGTGCGGCGGCTGTACGAGGAATGGATGGCGAAGCACCGGCGCTCGTACGACGCGGTCGGGGAGAAGGAGAAGCGGTTCGAGGTCTTCAAGGACAACCTCCGGTTCGTGGACGCCCACAACGCTGCCGCCGAAGCTGGTGGGCGCGGGTTCCACCTCGGGCTCAACCGCTTCGCCGACCTCACCAACGAGGAGTACCGGGCGGCGTACCTCGCCACCAGGCCCGCCGCCACTGCCGGGCGGAATCGAGTGGCGAGCCACCGGTACGTGCACCACGCCGGCGATGAGCTTCCGGCCTCTGTCGATTGGAGGGCGGAGGGGGCCGTCGCCGCCGTCAAGGACCAGGGTCGCTGCG CAAGCGGCTGGGCATTCGCTACCATTGCTGCGGTCGAAGGCATAAACAAGATTGTTACTGGAGATCTGATAAGGCTATCGGAGCAGGAGCTCGTGGACTGCGATACAGCCTACAACCTGGGATGCAACGGTGGAATCGTGGACTATGCCTTTGCGTTCATCATCAGCAATGGTGGCATCGACACAGAGGACGACTACCCCTACAAGGGTCATGAGGACAAGTGCAATTGGCTCAGG AAAAATGCTAAGGCTGTCTCTATCGATGGATTTGAAGATGTCCCAACTAATGATGAGAAGGCCCTACTGAAGGCTGTTGCTAATCAGCCAGTCAGTGTTGCTATCGAGGCTGGTAGCAGGGAATTCCAACTGTACCGATCG GGGGTGTTCACAGGAAGATGCGGGACTGATCTGGATCATGGTGCTGTCATTGTGGGTTATGGGACAGATCATGGTAAAGACTATTGGATTGTGAGGAACTCATGGGGTGAGGACTGGGGCGAGGCAGGATATATCAGGATGGAGCGTAGTGTCAACACATCTGCTGGAAAGTGTGGTATTGCTATGCTACCATCTTACCCCACAAAGAAGGATCCAAAACATGGACCCTGTCATCCATCTTCGGTGAATCCACCAACTTCGTGTGATAGTCAGTACGCCTGCCTGTCAGGCACCACCTGCTGCTGCGTCTATGAGAATGGTCGCTACTGCTATGCCTGGGGATGCTGTCCTTCTGAAGCTGCTATCTGCTGCGAAGACCATTACAGCTGCTGCCCCCAGGACTACCCCTTTTGCAATGTTCAGGCGGGAACCTGTCAAATG AGCAAGGACAATCCATTGGGAGTGAAGGCTCTGGCTAGCAGCCCTGCCACACCCTACTGGTGGAATTCGGGCATTGATGCAAGGAAATCATCCAATGAGTAG